From the Amia ocellicauda isolate fAmiCal2 chromosome 12, fAmiCal2.hap1, whole genome shotgun sequence genome, the window AAAATAGTGTCTTGCTGCCATCCTTCCTGAGGTACAGAAGAGTAAGCTCATCTGCCAAGTATATGATGGAGCCAGTGTGATGAGGGGTGCCACTGCAGGTGTTCAAAGGAAGATACAAGATGTGTACCCAAATGTAATTACTACATTAGTGACATTACTAACGGTGTGATTATCAGTTTGTGtgcaccccccaaaaaaatgttTGCACCATCCGCCACTGTGTATAATAAAGGTTTAACATGGATTATATATAAAGCATTGCCCTCAGTCAGACTTTAACATGATGTTCAATTTACAAGCCCCTTTTAAAAGATTAGAGCAAACACCCAGTGgtacaacaaaaacatttgaatgactTCTATTTACTTTAATTGGCACCctgaatgttttttaatttgacacTTCCATACTTACTTATTTCCTCATTTGGAAACAGAAGCATTATCTGAGAATATGGTGaatattgaatgaaaatggCTGCAAACCCAGACCCAACACAAGGGCACCCAGTTCAAATCTGTATCAATGTGTtgaaattaaacagaaaagGTTTTCAAATTCCCACACATTTTTCCCTTCAGATTTAGACATTGATGTAATTCCTGCATTATTTAATTACTGTGATACTGTACTGTTTAAAGCTGCCAGGTCTGAAAAACATGACGAGTTAAAACGTTTCTTTATCTGTGAACTACAGAGATTTCCTAACAGGGCAGTGTCTCAGTTCAGCTCTGCTACCATTAACCTTCTTACAAAGCAGCACTTCACACCACATAACATCCTGCAGACAGCTCTAACAATGTGGAACACTTTGTTGTTTAAGCAACACTGCAGCAAATATTGTATAAAACCTTGCAGGAAAACCTAATTGATGAGAAGTCAAAAACTGCTTAGGCAGTTTGCCCAGTCTCTCACCCAACAGCTTACTTTTAGGGGTTTTGCAATTATGCAGTAATACCACAGCTCTACAGATTcactgtattaaaataattgaataaacaaTAAGATCATACTTACCttcaatgcaaaacaaaactaaatatatacatgttaggGTTGTGACAAAGGTCGAATCTGCATTCATTGACTTCGAACTTCGCACATTTTTTGCAAATCCAAACTCTgttgaatacttttttttttacaaattccaatttgtaGCTAAATATTTTTGTCTACCCATTGAAACATGCACATGAATAAAGCCAGTCCGCTCATTCAGTCAGTAGGTTACAGATTTTATTCTAAGCTTAATGTGCCATGTCTGTTAACACATCAGTTTGGCCCAAAgtcattttgacaaaaataattatttttatttcttaaaaacaTGTAGACATAGACTGTGGCTTGTACAAGATGCTGAGTATCACTAAACCATTTACATAGATGCCATTCCAGTTGTATGATCATACTACAGATTAGGTACTTTTTAGAAGTTTTTAATCTATTCTGTATGACTTCTCATCTCACTGTTATTCCCTTTCAAATACCTTCAGCAGCACATTGTGAGCATCAATTGCGAGTTGTTTTAAGGAGCTCATCAACATGCAGTAGGCGGCTCTATAGGAGATGACTCCGGCTGGAACTGATCCCACAATGGGGAAGACACTCAGAGCAATAGCAGTGTTAATGGACCTCTTCCCTGAGGCCTTCTTCATGAGTTCCATGACTGCATCAAAATTGATCCCATCTTTCAGGGGGGATTTAATCACAGCTTTCAGGTCCTCCACTGACTTCCCCACTTCATCAGTCATCCTCTGGAGAGACTCATCATCCAGGTCAAAGGTCGTGTAGTATGTCTCAAGCTCACTAACCAGGCTTGCAGTGTTACACACCACTGTCAGACCTGGGATGGGCACTGCAGAAACTGCAGCAGATAGCAGAGCCACCTTCCACATGCGTTTCCTCAGTTCCTTTTGCTTCTTCTTACACATTTGAAAGGAGATGTTTGGCAAGGCCGTCATGAAAATGTGCTTCTTGTGCTTTGGAAGATCGTCCCTGAAGGTGTCGAGCAGTTTGGGGAAGTCGTACAGACTCATGTCCTTCCCCATGATCAGAAACACTCTGCATGACTTCATCACATCTTTCAAGTGAGTATCGCAGTCAATTCTCATTCTTTTCAGAAACTCAATTTCATTGAAGTTGGATGGCTCCTTATCCTCTCTTTCATTTCGTATATCTTGGTCAATCTTGGATCGGACAAAGTAAAACTTTCTCCCCATCTTGTGGATCTCCTGGGCCAGCATGGTGTGATTGGTGGTGAAGCGCAAAGAcgtgatgatgatgaagaaatCATATGTCTTAAAGTCAAGCCGTGTGAGATACTCCTGTGCTTCATAATTCTTTGTTCCAATTCCTGGGAGATCCCAGAGTTTTACATTGGGGTGCTTAGGATAGGGGTATGCAGTGGGTACCTGGGTTGAGTCAAAAACACCTGCCTTTGCAGCACCTTTATCGTTCTGCTTCAGCCCTCTGATAGTGTTGATAAAGGTGGACTTCCCAGAGCCAGACTCTCCAGTGATGGCAATGTTCAGCTCAGCCTCCTGTACAGTTTTAAAGTGGGACTGCAGTTTAGAAGCCACTGAGTGTAACCCCAGGTTTTTAAAGTGCTTTAAGATCACAGCATCCTCTTCATCAACATCATGAAGTTCTTCAGCACTAAATATGGCATCCCTGCATTATAATGAAACAAGGAACTGTCACTTCTGTTTCTTCACACAATATATAAAGAATGCTGCAAACCTAATTGTACTCCACTTGTGTACATTTTACAGCTAGTGGTTTTTAATTGACCTGCCTTTGTATTTATATCACTAAATTGTTAATATTTTTGGAGTTGTTAATTTTGATTCACTCTGGTAGTGTAATTtgtctttacatttttcttgAGCACTGGTTTTGCATTCGTCCTGGGAGACAGCTATACCCAAACGTCTGAAACATTCAGTTGTCTTCACTTATAGAAAATAAGAACTCCAAGGTCCCTAACTGCTTTTCATAGCCTTTCTGATACTAATTGATAAATTAGAAAGAAGGGGTTTGCCGTACTCTGGTGTCTTTAATAATTAGAAGCTTTACAGTACCTATGCAACATTTACATGGAACATTGCAAGACGGGTCATTATTGTGGGTGATTATTGGTTCTGACTCTGACAATCTACCCCATTTCAGCACTAATACTTAATAGATACTTAATAGACTAATACTTAATCACTAACTGTAAGATAGTGATTACTCCGATACTTCAGCTGAGACAAGAATACATTTCCATTGTGATTCATTTTATTACAGGAGGTTTCTTTTTGTGAAATAGACTTACCATTTGCGATTAGTGATATCCTCCTCGAGGGTCTTTTCCAGCTCAGGCAAGTCATAGAGCTGGGGCTGAGTTCCAGAGACGAGGAAGACGCAAGCTGACTCCATCCCTCCTTCCTTCAGACTGTCGATGCATTTCTGTCTGATGGTCTTCAAAACCTCGTCTTCATTATAAACTGCACTCTGAAGTTGTGCAGCCGTGAGATCGCTCTCAATCTTGGAGCGCACAAAGTAAACATTCTTCTCTTTGCTCTGGATTTCCTTGCCAAGCCTGAAGTGAATGTCTCTGAAGTGCTCACTTGTTATGATGATGAAGACATCAAACTCGTCACATTTCATctgttttaaatacttttcagCTGTAGTTTCATGTGTCTTTATTCCTGGGAGCTCCCAGAGACTGACGTTGGGATACTGTCCATAGGGGTATTCAGTGGACTCTGTGGGAATCTCAGTGGGAGCAGCTCTTTCCTCTCCAGTTGTCACCGCCCTGATGGCATTCGCAAAGGTGGACTTCCCTGAGCCCGACTCCCCAATCACAgcaatattaactttcacacaATCAAACTCCTGGGGGTAATGGACAGGAACAGGAGTGGGAGCCTGTAATTCAACTCCAGAGGAAGCCATGTAAACctggaaagggaaaaaaacagcagtTATGTCTGAAAGGAGTCTGTACATATTGCATGcttagtttcagttttaaacacagacgttacctttgttttattttctaggAATTTGAATATATTGAAGTAAACAACCCGTTAACGAGGTGATCTACAAGCTAACATACCATCCATAACTTCATGACACAACAGAGTACACTATGTTCCATCAACAACAGTGTTAACAGAGGAGTATGGAAGCCGAGGTGAGCAAAGTGAGGAGCTGCAACCGTGGGAGTAAAAAAAAGACGAGAAAACAGCATTTCTGCATttctgcatggaattcaaatgtTGTGCATATACAACACCcaagggaaaaactgaaactgaaatgttAAAGCAGCTTGAACATTTTTGACCAAAAAATTACTCTCTATCAatgcaattttgttttgtacaaGAACAAAAATGGCTGCCACATGTGAAATTTTTCATAGCCGACACCTTgcaattgattattattttttatttcttggcagacgcccttatccagggtgacttacaacataagtgcaaaacaaagtgcaaaaatacagttaagtaaaaggcatcaatcgttacaaattcaatttaactaaaacatagcaattcaaaataatacattttacaaattacagtaagtgaggtcctacatcctggacggtgaaagctaagtgctgtcaagatgtagggtcacagtcaagggctacaggaaagggagcaaggaggaaaacaatcaaaagtgcaggaagcataataaaactgtgaagtgctatctagcagggataaaaggactaatattacaagtactgtcggaaaagatgtgtcttgagtaagcgccggaatgaggtcaaagACTCTGCCATTTCGACTTCAgagggaaggtcgttccaccatttaggggccagggatgagaaggaggaaggagagtggagaggaggtagagttagtcttctggcgctggaggagcgcagtggtctggaggggatgtatggagagacgagggtctgcaggtagcttggtgcagtgtggtcgagacagtggtaggtgagggtcaatgtcttgaactgaatgcgtgatGTCATAAATGACACTTATCAGGAGATAGAAAATGTGTTGGATATGTTGGTGTCGGTTATAATTTAgttgtgtattttattgaatttctTAGTTCAATTGCTTGgtaattaatgtttttgtttgtttgtggtttctaAAGCcaattttaatgtttgttatatTATTGGTCCTCTGCTAAAAAACAAGAGAGAGCAACTACAGAAATCAGCCACATTCACTCCACCTGACACACCACAGTAATCACCACCAGAGCCTGCAAGACTGAATTATGTTAGTGTACAGAGGCCATCAGCATCTAACAAAAAAGTCTGTTAGATCTGCAAAATAAACCAACATCCTAAAAGAAAAGATAACTGGCCAAGATTTGGAGATCAGGATAAAATGATGTCTTGGGTCTAAATTTACAGGATTTTATGCTACCAGCCCAAAACAGTGCCTGCCATTCAAAACTTGAACAAAACCTTTATGAACAAATAAATGCTAGGAAAGTGAATCAACCTCATTTCATGAGATTCTGATTGTTGTTACCACTGTAAATACAATTTCAATCATATTTTCTGCAAAAAACTTAAAGTTGATTCTGAGCTACCAAGCATTCATTATAACAGGttaaatacaacatttttatAGCATAACCAGAAGGCTAGTCTGTGATATCTCTTAGACTTCCCATTCCATCTGTGGTTAAACATGTAAGAATCCCATTCCATAacagtttaattaatttcagtATGTTTAATATAATGTAGGGATTTACAACTCTACAATTTATAAACCTCATGTATATCCAGAATGCATGAGCGTGCAacacaacactgtaaatagcATGAGGTAATCTTTTCATGCAGAACCATCAGATTTTATTGTTAATAAGTGTTGATTATGAACTTCAGGTAGGACTGGGTAAACTTTACGTGAAAATATGGGAATGtttctacaaatatatatatatatatatatatatacacaccgatcagccataacattattaacactgacaggtgaagtgaataacactgataatctggttatcatggcacctgtcagtgggtgggatatattaggcagcaagtgaacattttgtcctcaaagttgatgtgttagaagcaggaaaaatgggcaagcgtaaggatctgagcgactttgcaagggccaaattgtgatggctagacgactgggtcagagcatctccaaaactgcagctcttgtggggtgttcccggtccgcagtggtcagtacctatcaaaagtggtccaaggaaggaaaagcggtgaaccggtgacagggtcatgggcggccaagactcattgatgcacgtggggagcgaaggctggcccgtgtggtccgatccaacagacgagctactgtagctcgagtattggatagatctcctctcactctcactttcagtattatccaccctgcttgtctctatcctatctttgcaaatgcatgttgtctattttcatttttaataaacctatatctgtCTAAAATGCAACAGCCTCAAGGtcaattcatgcagatcaacctcaccactaatctgaattcgtattagttaaagtattgtggtaacttgcacATCAACCCGACCTTGTTTTCAGAGGATTTGATCACTGTTTGTTGTATGTGTTGGCATCTCTAGAcaacaggactttattcagcaaatattatttcttctgatatttgataccagataaaaatgaaaactccagtttaaagtcctagaccaatcgaaagtacttactaataaaacaataactgtaatgacaaattaaaacaatttgtccacCGCAACATTTTAACTGTATGTTATCAGAAgagcatcctttcatttcattaaactatttacatgtCTTCCCCTTACCTTTTCTGTGACACAGAGCTGCTTAGCCGTTCAGACCACTTGAATAAAGTCGCAGTCAGAAGTCAAAACGCTCAGGTCCTTGTCTAAGTACAGACAGATAATATGGGTATGAATGCAAACACAGCCCTTCCCATACTGGAAATCCCCCTTCCACCCTAGTTTCCTGTAAGTCGTCATCTGGCtgttttgaaaggaaacctCTTTTGGTTTCTTCTTaactgtagttttatttttaa encodes:
- the LOC136764927 gene encoding interferon-inducible GTPase 5, encoding MASSGVELQAPTPVPVHYPQEFDCVKVNIAVIGESGSGKSTFANAIRAVTTGEERAAPTEIPTESTEYPYGQYPNVSLWELPGIKTHETTAEKYLKQMKCDEFDVFIIITSEHFRDIHFRLGKEIQSKEKNVYFVRSKIESDLTAAQLQSAVYNEDEVLKTIRQKCIDSLKEGGMESACVFLVSGTQPQLYDLPELEKTLEEDITNRKWDAIFSAEELHDVDEEDAVILKHFKNLGLHSVASKLQSHFKTVQEAELNIAITGESGSGKSTFINTIRGLKQNDKGAAKAGVFDSTQVPTAYPYPKHPNVKLWDLPGIGTKNYEAQEYLTRLDFKTYDFFIIITSLRFTTNHTMLAQEIHKMGRKFYFVRSKIDQDIRNEREDKEPSNFNEIEFLKRMRIDCDTHLKDVMKSCRVFLIMGKDMSLYDFPKLLDTFRDDLPKHKKHIFMTALPNISFQMCKKKQKELRKRMWKVALLSAAVSAVPIPGLTVVCNTASLVSELETYYTTFDLDDESLQRMTDEVGKSVEDLKAVIKSPLKDGINFDAVMELMKKASGKRSINTAIALSVFPIVGSVPAGVISYRAAYCMLMSSLKQLAIDAHNVLLKVFERE